Proteins co-encoded in one Nematostella vectensis chromosome 15, jaNemVect1.1, whole genome shotgun sequence genomic window:
- the LOC125560754 gene encoding uncharacterized protein LOC125560754 — translation MGVSPLYTTEKRLNVLPTQTGEDVSELSHQTPNEILESWFKDITGLIEMENQTVRQLKDLKVKDLKALAKERGIPRYYWMRRDELVGALTSTSPPPPPRRVPLPKLLKGLPRPPDIIPSNTSESILDGPIPEIDVPILKPSKPTRSSHVQSLKHFANRTVNSIKSELDEFADWILSYVPEPIKKTAKEAVDKRVKRLKERIKRLHGEAEDRFTPKEQKTALKGYLKTYGIAGQEGYGPKEFITKIRPKVIKLVNDRKKPIKVKFVFTCRYIKEDLATGQIEEELGYHHTEKPEIVTESTDFSDLFNVMTNPLIGLVEKFQKQGSGWQFDRVEYFDINIDPFDPLSGSSYVELPKELAVKKAIINVRNENDHKCFKWAVTSAVYPKRDNPQRLSRKMMENSERFDWSGIEFPVSLRQIDKFERQNPHTVNVFTYEEKKICPLRISGKDPFNAINLLLISNGETSHYCWIKDVMSLVSSQIDKYHHTRFLCFRCLNSFRCEMALEKHYEYCSKNESVRIEMPMDKDGKPLYTRFVNFNRKMRVPFVVYADFESFTENIDTCSPDESRSFTKQYQKHKPSGFCYLIKCIDDGVFSPKLVQRTVQGSAEDVAQLFVESLESDIKEIYNKFKFPKEVEMTREDEMNYDNVTHCHICEGELGEDKVLDHCHLTGKYRGAAHNECNLRFRAPKFFPVLFHNLSGYDSHLFVKNLGTSEGKINCIPNNEEKYISFTKQVVVDRFTNKEGKQVDVKRDIRFIDSFKFMSASLDSLVKNLPRESFKNLTTYYEGEQLQLLLRKGVFPYDWFCNFDQLDAIQLPPKEAFYSTLNDTDISEEDYQHAQKVWETFKMSTMRDYHDLYLESDVLLLADVFENFRDVCLENYGLDPAWYYTAPGLAWDAALKITRVELELLTDCDMLLMFEEGIRGGVSMISTRHSKANNPYMREYDPNLPTKYITYLDANNLYGWAMSKPLPTHGFRWMTDQELKEWGRHPCVVEVDMVYPHHLHDSHDDYPLAPESIKINKVGKLIPNLNNKTKYVVHHETLKLYESLGLKVTKVHRGITFEESGWLKTYIDLNTSLRAKATNDFEKDFFKLMNNSVFGKTMENIRNRVDIRLITNEKQARKLISKPNYKHRTIFCENLAAIHMRKTRLVFNKPVYLGMCILDLSKNLMYDFHYGYVKPKYGDKAKLLFTDTDSLMYEIETEDFYKDISGDVRSMFDTSNYPRNHPSGIESGLNKKIIGMFKDETGGLQITEFVGLRAKLYSYRMDGGGEAKKCKGVKRAVVKKTISLDNYKDCLFGKEPQMRMMNVIRSHGHNVYTETVNKRALSHEDDKRIICDDGIHTHAHGYLGSV, via the coding sequence ATGGGGGTGAGTCCTCTTTACACCACTGAGAAGCGTCTCAATGTTCTACCAACACAGACTGGTGAAGACGTGTCGGAGTTGTCCCACCAGACCCCCAATGAGATTCTGGAATCTTGGTTTAAAGACATAactggtttgatagaaatggaaaACCAAACGGTGAGACAGTTGAAGGATCTGAAGGTGAAAGATCTGAAAGCCCTCGCCAAGGAGCGGGGTATCCCAAGATATTACTGGATGCGGAGAGACGAGCTCGTCGGGGCGCTGACCagcacgtcaccaccaccaccaccccggCGGGTCCCTTTACCCAAACTTCTCAAAGGGCTACCACGTCCGCCTGATATTATCCCATCCAACACGTCGGAGAGTATTCTCGACGGCCCGATACCTGAGATTGATGTCCCCATTCTCAAACCCTCCAAACCCACACGGAGTTCCCACGTCCAATCACttaagcattttgcaaacaggACAGTCAACTCGATCAAGAGCGAGTTAGATGAGTTTGCGGATTGGATACTATCTTATGTCCCTGAGCCCATCAAAAAGACCGCCAAAGAGGCTGTAGATAAACGGGTCAAACGTCTGAAGGAGAGGATTAAGCGTTTACACGGGGAAGCGGAAGATCGCTTCACACCCAAGGAGCAAAAGACGGCGTTGAAGGGATATCTTAAGACTTATGGGATAGCCGGACAGGAGGGTTACGGTCCCAAGGAGTTTATCACCAAGATCAGACCAAAGGTTATCAAACTCGTCAATGACCGAAAGAAGCCCATCAAGGTCAAGTTTGTCTTTACCTGCAGGTATATAAAAGAAGATCTGGCTACAGGTCAGATTGAGGAGGAGCTGGGATATCATCATACAGAAAAGCCTGAGATCGTGACGGAGTCGACTGATTTCTCTGATTTGTTTAATGTAATGACGAATCCTTTGATCGGATTAGTCGAAAAGTTCCAGAAGCAAGGCTCTGGGTGGCAGTTTGATCGGGTGGAGTACTTTGATATTAACATTGATCCCTTTGATCCTCTCTCCGGGAGCTCGTATGTTGAACTACCAAAGGAGTTAGCGGTAAAGAAGGCGATTATCAATGTGAGGAATGAGAATGATCACAAGTGTTTCAAGTGGGCGGTAACCTCCGCCGTGTACCCCAAGAGGGATAACCCTCAAAGACTCAGTAGAAAGATGATGGAGAACTCTGAGAGATTCGACTGGTCGGGGATAGAGTTCCCCGTCTCGTTGAGACAGATCGACAAGTTTGAGAGACAGAACCCACATACAGTCAATGTGTTTACGTATGAGGAGAAGAAAATATGTCCATTGAGGATCAGTGGGAAGGATCCATTCAATGCAATCAATCTACTTCTCATCTCAAACGGCGAGACGAGTCATTACTGCTGGATAAAGGACGTGATGTCGTTAGTGTCTAGTCAAATTGATAAGTATCACCATACCCGATTCCTATGTTTTAGGTGTCTAAACTCGTTTCGGTGTGAAATGGCGTTGGAGAAACATTACGAGTACTGCTCAAAGAACGAGTCGGTCAGGATAGAGATGCCGATGGATAAAGACGGTAAGCCCCTTTACACTAGATTCGTGAACTTTAACAGAAAAATGCGGGTTCCCTTTGTCGTCTACGCAGACTTTGAGAGCTTCACAGAGAATATAGACACTTGCTCCCCAGATGAGAGCAGGAGTTTCACTAAACAATATCAGAAACACAAACCGTCAGGCTTCTGCTATCTCATCAAATGCATTGATGACGGTGTGTTTTCACCCAAGCTGGTTCAGAGGACGGTCCAAGGGTCTGCCGAGGATGTCGCGCAGCTGTTTGTGGAGTCTCTCGAGTCAGACATCAAGGAGATTTACAATAAGTTCAAGTTCCCCAAGGAGGTGGAGATGACGCGGGAGGATGAGATGAACTATGACAATGTCACTCATTGCCACATCTGTGAGGGTGAGTTAGGAGAGGACAAGGTTTTGGACCATTGCCACCTCACCGGGAAGTACAGAGGTGCTGCTCACAACGAATGCAACCTTCGATTTAGAGCTCCAAAGTTCTTTCCTGTTCTCTTTCATAACCTCTCCGGGTATGATTCACACTTGTTTGTCAAGAATCTTGGTACGTCGGAGGGTAAAATAAACTGCATACCTAATAACGAGGAGAAGTATATCTCTTTCACAAAACAGGTTGTGGTCGACAGGTTTACGAACAAAGAGGGCAAACAGGTTGACGTTAAGCGTGATATCAGGTTTATCGACAGTTTCAAGTTCATGTCCGCTAGCCTCGACAGTCTAGTGAAGAATTTACCGAGAGAGTCTTTCAAGAACCTCACGACTTACTATGAGGGAGAACAGTTACAGCTGTTGTTGAGGAAGGGCGTCTTCCCATACGACTGGTTCTGTAACTTTGATCAACTAGACGCTATCCAACTTCCGCCTAAAGAAGCGTTTTACTCGACTCTCAACGATACGGACATATCGGAGGAAGATTACCAACACGCGCAAAAAGTGTGGGAAACCTTCAAGATGAGCACCATGAGGGATTACCACGATCTCTATCTTGAGTCGGACGTGCTCCTGTTGGCAGACGTTTTCGAGAACTTTAGAGATGTCTGTCTCGAGAACTATGGCCTGGACCCAGCCTGGTACTACACAGCACCCGGACTGGCTTGGGATGCAGCCCTAAAGATCACAAGGGTAGAGTTGGAGTTGCTGACCGATTGCGATATGTTACTCATGTTTGAGGAGGGTATTCGCGGAGGTGTCTCCATGATATCCACCAGACATAGTAAGGCAAACAACCCCTACATGAGAGAGTACGATCCCAACCTACCGACAAAGTACATTACCTACCTGGATGCAAACAACTTGTACGGCTGGGCGATGAGTAAACCTCTGCCCACTCACGGGTTCAGATGGATGACGGACCAAGAGCTGAAGGAGTGGGGACGTCACCCATGCGTCGTGGAGGTTGACATGGTGTATCCACATCACCTTCATGATTCACATGATGACTACCCGTTAGCTCCAGAGAGCATCAAGATTAACAAGGTAGGCAAGTTGATCCCAAACcttaacaacaaaacaaagtaCGTCGTCCACCATGAGACTCTGAAACTTTATGAAAGTCTTGGGTTAAAAGTCACGAAGGTTCATAGGGGTATCACCTTTGAGGAGTCTGGATGGTTGAAGACCTACATTGACCTAAACACGAGCCTCAGAGCAAAAGCGACAAACGATTTcgagaaagattttttcaagttaatgaacaaCTCTGTTTTCGGGAAAACCATGGAGAACATTAGAAACAGGGTGGACATCCGGCTGATCACAAACGAGAAACAGGCTAGGAAACTAATATCAAAGCCTAATTACAAGCATCGTACCATCTTTTGTGAAAACCTTGCGGCTATCCACATGAGGAAGACGAGACTGGTTTTCAACAAGCCCGTCTACTTGGGTATGTGTATCCTGGATCTGAGTAAGAATCTCATGTATGATTTTCACTACGGTTACGTTAAACCAAAGTATGGTGACAAGGCAAAGTTGCTGTTTACAGACACGGATAGTCTGATGTACGAGATAGAGACGGAGGATTTTTACAAGGACATTAGCGGTGATGTGAGATCCATGTTTGACACAAGCAACTATCCAAGGAATCACCCGTCTGGCATCGAGTCAGGGTTGAACAAGAAGATCATTGGCATGTTCAAGGATGAGACTGGAGGTCTACAAATCACAGAGTTCGTCGGGCTGAGAGCTAAACTCTACTCGTACAGGATGGACGGTGGTGGAGAAGCGAAGAAATGCAAGGGTGTCAAGAGGGCAGTCGTAAAGAAAACCATCAGTCTCGATAATTACAAGGATTGCTTGTTTGGTAAGGAGCCTCAGATGAGGATGATGAATGTCATCAGGAGTCATGGACACAATGTCTACACCGAGACGGTGAACAAGAGGGCGCTATCTCACGAGGACGACAAGAGAATCATCTGTGACGATGGTATTCACACCCACGCTCACGGTTATCTCGGGAGTGTCTGA